A single Vulpes lagopus strain Blue_001 chromosome 3, ASM1834538v1, whole genome shotgun sequence DNA region contains:
- the LOC121486379 gene encoding LOW QUALITY PROTEIN: mitochondrial transcription rescue factor 1-like (The sequence of the model RefSeq protein was modified relative to this genomic sequence to represent the inferred CDS: deleted 2 bases in 1 codon) — ALAEEEEDSDEESDREMSEQEEELEDDPSVVKDYKDLEKVVHSFRYDAILKTGLDVGRNKVEDAFYKGELRLNGEKLWKKSRTVKVGDTLDLLIGEDKEAETETVMRVLLKKVLEEKTESEKYRVVLRRWKKLKLPKKSMSK, encoded by the exons GCCCTGGCCGAAGAGGAAGAGGACTCTGATGAAGAGAGTGATCGTGAGATGAGTGAGCAGGAAGAGGAGCTCGAGGATGACCCCAGTGTGGTCAAAGACTATAAAGACCTGGAAAAAGTAGTGCATTCTTTCCGGTATGATGCTATCCTAAAGACAGGCCTAGATGTTGGAAGAAACAAAGTGGAAGATGCGTTCTACAAAGGTGAACTCaggctgaatggggaaaaattatgGAAGAAAAGCAGAACGGTGAAAGTGGGAGATACATTGGATCTTCTAATTGGAGAGGATAAAGAAGCTGAAACAGAGACAGTCATGAGAGTTCTTCTGAAAAAAGTGTTGGAGGAGAAAACGGAAAGTGAAAAGTACAGAGTGGTCCTACGCCGgtggaaaaagtta aagttgcCTAAAAAGAGTATGTCTAAATAA